A single region of the Streptomyces sp. NBC_01262 genome encodes:
- a CDS encoding L,D-transpeptidase — MANGARNVPPDARLKIAAEGGDLASVSVTPRTGDDGKSAVEVTGTMDAARHTWTAARTFSPATSYVVRVTADAGGRKTTTSTRFTTLTPGTMNRALLAPMDNQVVGVGMPITLRFDHPVTDKAAVEKRLTVTSTPKVEGSWGWVRDPLTGYERVDWRPVTYWPKGARVTVKAGLSGVSTGDGGYLGRDISTVFTIGTARVSHVDLATHRLTVTEDGRTVRTLPVSGGDAAHPTYNGTMVVMEKLTEVRMNSETVGLGHAYDKLVSWTVHLTTSGTYIHAAPWNGPYIGNANASHGCIGMTTQNAQWFFDRARTGDIVTVTGSTGRTLDIGNGFGDWNVSYAQWKQRSALHVR; from the coding sequence GTGGCGAACGGCGCGAGGAACGTCCCACCCGACGCCCGGTTGAAGATAGCGGCCGAGGGCGGCGACCTCGCCTCGGTGAGCGTCACCCCCAGGACAGGAGACGACGGCAAGTCCGCCGTCGAGGTCACCGGCACCATGGACGCCGCCAGGCACACCTGGACCGCGGCGCGCACTTTCAGCCCGGCGACCTCGTACGTCGTCCGCGTCACGGCCGACGCGGGCGGCAGGAAGACCACCACCAGCACCCGCTTCACCACGCTGACGCCGGGCACGATGAACCGGGCGCTACTGGCCCCGATGGACAACCAGGTCGTAGGCGTGGGAATGCCCATCACCCTGCGTTTCGACCATCCGGTGACCGACAAGGCCGCCGTCGAGAAGCGCCTCACGGTCACCAGCACACCGAAGGTCGAGGGCTCCTGGGGATGGGTCCGTGACCCGCTCACCGGATACGAGCGGGTGGACTGGCGCCCCGTCACCTACTGGCCCAAGGGCGCCAGGGTCACGGTGAAGGCCGGGCTCAGCGGAGTCTCCACCGGCGACGGCGGCTACCTCGGCCGGGACATCTCCACCGTCTTCACCATCGGCACTGCCCGCGTATCGCACGTGGACCTGGCCACCCACCGGCTGACCGTGACCGAAGACGGCCGGACCGTGCGCACGCTCCCCGTATCCGGCGGCGACGCGGCCCACCCCACGTACAACGGCACCATGGTCGTCATGGAGAAGCTGACCGAGGTGCGGATGAACTCCGAAACGGTCGGCCTCGGCCACGCGTACGACAAGCTGGTCTCCTGGACGGTTCACCTGACCACCTCCGGCACCTACATCCATGCCGCCCCCTGGAACGGTCCCTACATCGGGAACGCCAACGCCAGCCACGGCTGCATCGGCATGACCACCCAGAACGCCCAGTGGTTCTTCGACCGCGCCCGGACCGGTGACATCGTCACCGTCACCGGCTCCACGGGCCGGACCCTCGACATCGGCAACGGATTCGGCGACTGGAACGTCAGCTACGCCCAATGGAAGCAGCGCAGCGCCCTCCACGTGCGCTGA
- a CDS encoding GNAT family N-acetyltransferase: MAIVERPRQIIECGDLVLRCWRGQSDFAPAFKLIEESLDHLRPWEPWVARHSEKSTRDFLAKSESKWASGEVYNYAIAKDGTLIGMCQTYRGAEPQGRRMGYWLHPAATGQGIATRATAAMVTEMFTLPDVEYLEIAHDLSNTSSAAVPRRLGFTEVLREQVTPPAAPSGSGIDVVWRLNRPTPPVNGTPCP; this comes from the coding sequence ATGGCGATCGTGGAGCGACCGAGGCAGATCATCGAGTGCGGAGACCTCGTCCTGCGATGCTGGCGGGGGCAGAGCGACTTCGCTCCGGCATTCAAGTTGATCGAGGAGTCTCTGGACCACTTGCGCCCCTGGGAGCCGTGGGTCGCCCGTCACAGCGAGAAGAGCACCCGAGACTTCCTCGCGAAGTCCGAGTCGAAGTGGGCAAGCGGTGAGGTGTACAACTACGCCATCGCCAAAGACGGCACTCTCATTGGCATGTGCCAGACCTACCGCGGGGCCGAACCTCAGGGCCGGCGCATGGGGTACTGGCTGCATCCTGCCGCCACTGGCCAAGGCATCGCCACGAGAGCAACGGCGGCCATGGTCACCGAGATGTTCACCCTGCCGGACGTGGAGTACCTGGAAATCGCGCACGACCTGTCCAACACCTCCAGCGCCGCCGTACCACGCCGGTTGGGCTTCACCGAAGTCCTGCGTGAACAGGTGACGCCGCCCGCAGCTCCCTCAGGCAGCGGGATCGACGTGGTCTGGCGGCTGAACCGGCCCACGCCGCCCGTTAACGGCACTCCCTGCCCCTGA
- the murJ gene encoding murein biosynthesis integral membrane protein MurJ, with product MSNRPTTSTLMAMGSLVSRATGFVRAAVVVAALGTGLLNDAYSVANTLPNIVFMLLIGGALNSVFVPELVRAVQHADGGRAYTDRLLTVCVAGLAGITAVAVFAAPWLARLYAPVFTGGQLDLTVALARYCLPQIFFYGLFAVLGQVLNARDRFGAMMWTPVVNNLVVICVFGLYLGIARDTVDAGRITEGQEMLLGAGSTLGIVIQALALLPSLRRAGFRWRPRFDWRGSGLTRPLRAAGWTLLLIAINQLAYWAITSLATGVSKRAAAEHLTVGVGLAAYSNAYQLWVFPQGIVTVSLVTAVLPGLTRAAVLSDFETLGADLARTIRNSAGLIVLATLGFLTLAPQLTGLAYGYGRTTPGDVQVLAQVLVCFAPGLPAFCAQYALTRGFYALGDARTPVLLALVVSGCNAGLCVVAVQALPPRWAVAGMAAAQTLACLAGVVCTSMALRRRIRALSGVRLAVAHVRTAVACLPGAAAALMVARWSEDCLGQGPAGSLTGVAAGGLALGLSLLLLAGPLGVPETAAPIRTALRRRRPRVGVRARHRR from the coding sequence ATGTCCAATCGGCCGACCACGTCAACGTTGATGGCAATGGGCTCGCTGGTCTCCCGGGCGACCGGCTTCGTACGCGCCGCCGTGGTCGTCGCCGCATTGGGTACGGGATTGCTCAACGACGCCTACAGTGTCGCCAACACATTGCCGAACATCGTGTTCATGCTGCTGATCGGCGGGGCACTCAATTCGGTGTTCGTGCCCGAGCTGGTCCGCGCGGTCCAGCACGCCGACGGCGGCCGGGCGTACACCGACCGGCTGCTCACGGTCTGTGTGGCAGGACTGGCGGGAATCACAGCGGTGGCTGTGTTCGCCGCTCCCTGGCTGGCGCGGCTCTACGCCCCGGTGTTCACCGGCGGTCAGCTGGATCTGACGGTGGCCCTGGCCCGGTACTGCCTGCCACAGATCTTCTTCTACGGCTTGTTCGCGGTGCTCGGCCAGGTGCTCAACGCGCGGGACCGCTTCGGCGCGATGATGTGGACGCCGGTCGTCAACAACCTCGTGGTCATCTGCGTTTTCGGCCTTTACCTGGGCATCGCCCGCGACACCGTCGACGCCGGGCGGATCACCGAAGGGCAGGAGATGCTGCTCGGCGCGGGCAGCACCCTGGGTATCGTCATCCAGGCGCTCGCCCTGCTGCCGTCACTGCGCCGCGCGGGCTTCCGGTGGCGCCCCCGCTTCGACTGGCGGGGGTCGGGACTCACCCGGCCACTGCGGGCGGCCGGCTGGACGCTGCTGCTGATCGCGATCAACCAGCTCGCGTACTGGGCGATCACCAGCCTGGCCACCGGAGTGAGCAAACGCGCGGCAGCGGAGCACCTCACGGTCGGCGTCGGGCTCGCCGCCTACAGCAATGCCTACCAGCTGTGGGTCTTCCCCCAAGGCATCGTCACCGTCTCGCTGGTAACGGCAGTCCTGCCGGGCCTGACCCGGGCCGCGGTGCTGAGCGACTTCGAGACCCTGGGCGCGGACCTGGCCCGCACGATCCGCAACAGCGCGGGCCTGATCGTCCTCGCCACCCTCGGGTTCCTCACGCTGGCCCCTCAACTGACCGGTCTCGCCTACGGATACGGCCGCACCACGCCTGGCGACGTCCAGGTGCTGGCCCAGGTGCTGGTCTGTTTCGCTCCGGGCCTGCCCGCCTTCTGCGCGCAGTACGCGCTCACCCGCGGCTTCTACGCACTGGGCGACGCCCGTACCCCTGTTCTGCTCGCCCTGGTCGTCTCCGGCTGCAACGCGGGACTGTGCGTGGTCGCGGTTCAGGCACTGCCGCCCCGCTGGGCCGTGGCCGGCATGGCCGCGGCGCAGACACTCGCCTGCCTGGCCGGCGTCGTCTGTACGAGCATGGCGCTGCGCCGCCGTATACGCGCTCTCAGCGGCGTTCGTCTGGCCGTCGCACACGTGCGAACCGCCGTCGCCTGCCTCCCCGGTGCGGCGGCTGCTCTCATGGTCGCCCGCTGGTCCGAAGACTGCCTCGGCCAGGGGCCCGCCGGGAGTCTCACCGGTGTGGCCGCGGGCGGGCTGGCGCTCGGCCTTTCCCTGCTGCTGCTCGCAGGGCCGCTGGGCGTGCCCGAGACCGCCGCCCCAATTCGAACCGCTCTTCGGCGACGGCGACCGCGTGTGGGCGTCCGTGCCCGTCACCGGCGTTGA
- a CDS encoding LuxR C-terminal-related transcriptional regulator has translation MKRIGVGQHPLAGRESELRLYRAALADAECRGFAIFGPQGVGKSRLADECVKVGTSEGWKALRVTATKGASCVPFGAVAHLIPVGVDATDVATVFAGVASGFDERRRGDRTLLLVEDLPLLDQSSLIIIQRLSDAGKIFLISTVRGGERESPDSEALTKGYGFRQVNLRNLDQDSIHRLLESTLAGAVSRRTSYELYVKSAGNPLFLRELVLAALESRFMKNDGEVWELEPAAGSGATTPQLTDLVESRLSAISAEGRSLLEAISVCGEVSLDSVVPREKQDDTLLELESEGLVNIALDGRRTRIDLAHPIYGEVLQRSMPAFRRRRVYLNQVASLEAHGLRRREDFFRSVAWRVEATGSAGTDDLVSAARIARDAHSYARAVQLLEAVPQGERSAACLLLLGHCLAQAGRTEEVEGVLVQAQRLAAGEDEILDVAFARVQNLFWVQGRKAEALGVIAEAGRHARSTSALFRTRSAEATIRIACGDPQAGLDALGEIEYDVEDPADVDVLLLSLMYQSPGLTMTGRTAEAINIAENAYKINLRYHDQALYLHPSAQRNSLIFALTESGRLPEARAMGNIALEELMASRAQVPHVWTALQMAHAEWLSGHPRSARHWYAESVALARSHGQTLAMRPALCGLAAAAAQVNDTASARKAIAEAEQYPHVGLFVGEDDLATAWLHVAAGKLAAARDVLEAAATSARASGVLSSEATLLTDIARLGGPRQVVRRLTELAEVCDSAFTHARAGYAGALAASDPPALEVASASFEEMGADLLAAEASAAAAAAWKREGESRKSTAAANRTAQLAVRCEGARTPGLTTALEPAAVLTAREREIAVLTSSGSSAQEVAEALSISRRTVENHLYSVYGKLGVSTRAELRKALEARR, from the coding sequence ATGAAGAGGATCGGGGTCGGACAGCATCCGCTGGCGGGACGTGAATCCGAGCTTCGCCTTTATCGAGCCGCGCTGGCCGACGCGGAATGCAGGGGTTTCGCGATCTTCGGGCCGCAAGGCGTCGGAAAGTCGAGGCTCGCTGACGAATGCGTCAAAGTAGGCACATCGGAGGGATGGAAAGCACTCCGGGTGACCGCCACGAAGGGCGCGTCGTGCGTCCCCTTCGGCGCTGTCGCACACCTCATTCCCGTCGGAGTCGACGCTACCGATGTTGCCACGGTGTTCGCCGGTGTCGCGTCCGGTTTCGATGAGAGGAGGAGGGGGGACAGGACCCTCCTTCTCGTCGAGGATCTTCCGCTGCTGGACCAGTCCTCTCTCATCATCATTCAACGGCTTTCCGATGCAGGAAAGATATTCCTGATATCGACGGTGCGCGGCGGGGAACGTGAAAGCCCGGACTCCGAGGCCCTCACCAAGGGATACGGATTCCGGCAGGTAAACCTCAGGAATCTTGACCAGGACTCGATTCACCGCCTGCTCGAATCCACTCTTGCAGGGGCCGTGAGCCGGCGGACCTCGTACGAGTTGTACGTGAAGAGCGCGGGGAATCCGCTGTTTCTCCGTGAGCTTGTTCTTGCCGCGCTGGAGTCGCGGTTCATGAAGAACGACGGCGAGGTCTGGGAGCTGGAACCGGCGGCGGGATCCGGTGCGACCACACCGCAGCTGACCGATCTGGTCGAGTCCAGGCTCTCGGCCATCTCGGCCGAGGGGCGCTCTCTTCTTGAGGCGATCTCTGTGTGCGGTGAGGTCTCACTCGACAGTGTCGTCCCCCGGGAAAAGCAGGATGACACGCTGCTGGAACTCGAGTCCGAGGGCCTGGTGAACATTGCCCTCGACGGGCGGCGCACGCGCATCGATCTGGCTCACCCGATCTACGGTGAGGTTCTCCAGAGGAGCATGCCCGCCTTCAGGAGAAGGCGCGTGTACCTCAACCAGGTCGCTTCGCTGGAAGCCCATGGGCTACGGCGGCGCGAGGACTTCTTTCGGTCCGTCGCCTGGCGCGTCGAGGCGACCGGATCGGCCGGGACGGATGACCTGGTCTCGGCCGCCAGAATCGCCCGGGACGCTCACAGCTACGCCCGCGCCGTACAGCTTCTGGAGGCCGTACCGCAGGGGGAGAGAAGCGCTGCCTGTCTGCTCCTGCTGGGCCACTGCCTCGCCCAGGCCGGCAGAACGGAAGAGGTCGAGGGGGTGCTCGTCCAGGCTCAGAGGCTGGCTGCCGGGGAGGACGAGATCCTCGATGTCGCCTTTGCGCGAGTGCAGAACCTGTTCTGGGTCCAGGGCAGGAAGGCCGAGGCGCTGGGCGTGATCGCCGAGGCCGGCCGGCATGCCCGCAGTACGTCGGCGCTGTTCCGGACGCGCTCCGCCGAAGCCACCATCCGTATCGCCTGCGGTGATCCGCAGGCCGGTCTGGACGCCCTCGGCGAGATCGAGTACGACGTCGAGGACCCGGCGGATGTCGATGTGCTGCTGCTCAGTCTCATGTACCAGTCCCCGGGACTGACCATGACCGGCCGCACGGCCGAGGCCATCAACATCGCCGAGAACGCGTACAAGATCAACCTCAGGTACCACGATCAGGCGCTGTACCTGCACCCTTCCGCCCAGCGGAACAGCCTGATCTTCGCCCTCACCGAGTCCGGCCGGCTGCCGGAAGCCCGGGCCATGGGGAACATCGCCCTTGAGGAGCTCATGGCCTCGCGAGCTCAGGTGCCCCATGTGTGGACGGCACTGCAGATGGCGCATGCCGAGTGGCTTTCGGGTCATCCACGCTCTGCCCGGCACTGGTACGCGGAGTCGGTCGCCCTTGCCAGGTCGCACGGCCAGACGCTGGCCATGCGACCGGCCCTGTGCGGCCTCGCGGCGGCCGCCGCCCAGGTCAACGACACGGCCAGTGCGCGCAAGGCCATTGCCGAAGCGGAGCAGTACCCCCATGTCGGCCTGTTCGTCGGAGAGGACGACCTCGCCACAGCCTGGCTCCACGTCGCCGCCGGGAAGCTCGCCGCCGCTCGCGACGTACTTGAGGCAGCGGCGACTTCGGCCCGCGCATCCGGAGTCCTCAGTTCGGAGGCCACGCTCCTGACCGACATCGCCCGACTGGGCGGCCCACGGCAGGTGGTGAGACGGCTCACCGAACTCGCGGAGGTCTGTGACTCGGCATTCACCCATGCCCGGGCGGGTTACGCGGGCGCGCTGGCGGCAAGCGACCCGCCTGCCCTGGAAGTCGCGTCTGCCTCGTTCGAGGAGATGGGCGCGGATCTGCTCGCGGCTGAGGCGTCCGCGGCAGCGGCTGCGGCATGGAAGCGCGAGGGCGAGTCCCGTAAGTCGACCGCGGCCGCCAACCGGACCGCCCAGCTTGCTGTCCGGTGCGAAGGCGCCCGCACCCCCGGCCTGACCACGGCCCTTGAGCCGGCCGCGGTGCTGACGGCCCGTGAGCGGGAAATCGCCGTCCTGACCAGTTCGGGCTCCTCGGCGCAGGAAGTGGCGGAGGCCCTCTCGATCTCCCGGCGGACCGTGGAGAACCACCTGTACAGCGTCTACGGAAAACTGGGCGTCTCCACTCGCGCAGAGCTCAGGAAAGCCCTGGAGGCAAGGCGCTGA
- a CDS encoding ATP-binding protein, which produces MAHGPRAPREARRIARGVLEEAWRVGGETVDAMLLVVSELVTNAVEHARPHLSLRLHREHADRRIWISLTDGGPAAREGAWTASCAADEHGRGMAVIAALSAAHGTSTHPDGRATHWACLRTPA; this is translated from the coding sequence TTGGCGCATGGCCCGCGGGCGCCCCGTGAGGCGCGGCGCATCGCGCGCGGTGTGCTGGAGGAGGCGTGGCGGGTGGGCGGCGAGACCGTCGACGCGATGCTGCTCGTGGTGTCGGAACTGGTGACCAACGCGGTGGAGCACGCGCGGCCGCACCTGTCGCTGCGTCTGCACCGGGAGCACGCCGACCGGCGCATCTGGATCTCGCTGACCGATGGCGGCCCAGCGGCCCGCGAGGGCGCGTGGACGGCCAGTTGTGCGGCTGACGAACACGGCCGGGGCATGGCCGTCATCGCCGCGCTGAGCGCTGCGCACGGCACGAGCACTCACCCCGACGGCCGGGCCACGCACTGGGCATGCCTGCGCACCCCGGCGTAA
- a CDS encoding SigE family RNA polymerase sigma factor, protein MKHEKHDAFAEFAAASWPRLVRTAHMLTGDFHEAEDLVQITLAKVYARWRRIPSADIDVYVRRALVNNNLSRLRKKRVAHLLMPFLPESAHGSDSGLAEAVEERAALSQALAALSARQRAVVVLRYLDDLSEQDVADVLNCSLGTVKTHARRGMAALRAHPAFAVHTSVPGARR, encoded by the coding sequence GTGAAGCACGAGAAGCATGACGCATTCGCTGAATTCGCCGCAGCCTCCTGGCCGCGTCTGGTGCGGACCGCGCACATGCTCACAGGCGACTTCCATGAGGCGGAGGACCTGGTGCAGATCACGCTGGCCAAGGTGTACGCGCGGTGGCGGCGCATACCAAGTGCCGATATCGACGTGTACGTGCGCCGGGCACTGGTCAACAACAACCTCAGCCGGCTGCGCAAGAAACGCGTCGCCCATCTGCTCATGCCGTTTCTGCCGGAGTCGGCGCACGGCTCCGACAGCGGGCTCGCCGAGGCCGTGGAGGAGCGTGCCGCGCTTTCCCAGGCGCTGGCCGCTCTGTCCGCCCGCCAACGGGCGGTGGTGGTTCTGCGCTATCTGGACGACCTGAGCGAACAGGACGTCGCCGACGTCCTGAACTGCTCGCTCGGCACGGTCAAGACCCATGCCCGGCGGGGCATGGCGGCCCTTCGTGCTCATCCCGCATTCGCCGTCCACACTTCTGTTCCCGGAGCACGCCGATGA
- a CDS encoding purine-cytosine permease family protein — MNHVAPGRRPRSVGIEVRSIDYVPARERHGKVWHQGPFWFTGNFVLTTMVTGFIGPSLGLSLARSIAAVVLGTCFGTFFMAFHANQGPRMGLPQMIQSRAQFGVRGAILPFAAVVFAYIGFNVFNVVLATQGLQTVLPGGTGLWYLILIGLATVLAVVGHDLLHVVQRWLTYLLITVFGVFTVGAVMNLQVPAAASGGTGNSWTAFLMAFSVAAGYQISYAVYVSDYSRYLPAHVSAAKVVWWTYAGAAASAAWLMSLGAFVATALPEPDAITGIRQVGNDILPGFGTFTVVVSALALITVMAINAYGAMLTVTSAVDAFRPVRPSVRIRVTGVVAIGAVVFTVALALPADYLASFNSFLLLILYSLVPWTAVNLVDFYFVRRGRYAITALFDRRGIYGSWSWRGLTAYAVGFGAMVPFFATSFYTGPAADALGGSDISFAVGLTVAGTLYYLFGRGLDSPSEQAALAADNPELRDRLSPDGSAALSTEPR, encoded by the coding sequence ATGAACCATGTGGCACCGGGGCGCAGACCACGCTCCGTTGGCATCGAAGTCCGTTCCATCGACTACGTACCGGCCCGTGAGCGGCACGGGAAGGTCTGGCATCAGGGCCCGTTCTGGTTCACCGGGAATTTCGTACTGACCACGATGGTGACCGGTTTCATCGGACCGTCGCTCGGCCTGAGCCTTGCCCGGTCGATAGCGGCGGTGGTGCTCGGCACCTGTTTCGGTACCTTCTTCATGGCTTTTCACGCCAACCAGGGCCCGAGGATGGGCCTGCCTCAAATGATTCAATCGCGCGCCCAATTCGGCGTTCGCGGAGCGATACTGCCGTTCGCCGCCGTGGTGTTCGCCTATATCGGCTTCAATGTCTTCAACGTCGTGCTGGCAACGCAGGGACTGCAGACCGTCCTGCCTGGCGGCACCGGACTGTGGTATCTGATCCTCATCGGCCTGGCGACCGTACTGGCCGTGGTGGGCCACGACCTGCTGCACGTCGTGCAGCGCTGGCTCACCTACCTCCTCATTACGGTGTTCGGTGTCTTCACCGTGGGTGCCGTGATGAATCTCCAGGTCCCCGCGGCCGCCTCCGGAGGCACCGGGAATTCCTGGACGGCCTTCCTCATGGCGTTCTCCGTCGCAGCGGGCTACCAGATCAGCTACGCGGTATACGTCTCCGACTACTCCCGCTACCTGCCGGCACACGTATCTGCCGCGAAGGTGGTCTGGTGGACCTACGCGGGCGCCGCGGCGTCGGCCGCCTGGCTGATGTCGCTCGGCGCGTTCGTGGCCACGGCGCTGCCCGAGCCGGATGCGATCACCGGCATCCGCCAGGTCGGCAACGACATCCTGCCCGGCTTCGGCACCTTCACCGTGGTCGTCTCCGCCCTGGCGCTCATCACCGTCATGGCCATCAACGCGTACGGCGCGATGCTCACCGTCACCAGTGCGGTGGACGCCTTCCGGCCCGTACGCCCCTCCGTCCGCATCAGGGTCACCGGTGTCGTGGCGATCGGAGCGGTCGTCTTCACGGTCGCGCTCGCCCTCCCGGCCGACTACCTCGCGAGCTTCAACAGCTTCTTGCTGCTGATCCTGTACTCCCTGGTCCCGTGGACGGCCGTCAACCTGGTGGACTTCTACTTCGTGCGGCGCGGACGGTACGCCATCACGGCTCTCTTCGACCGTCGTGGCATCTACGGCAGTTGGTCCTGGCGCGGCCTGACCGCCTACGCGGTGGGCTTCGGCGCGATGGTCCCGTTCTTCGCCACCTCCTTCTACACCGGCCCGGCAGCCGACGCGCTCGGCGGCTCCGACATCTCCTTCGCGGTCGGTCTCACCGTGGCGGGAACGCTGTACTACCTGTTCGGCCGCGGGCTCGACTCGCCGTCCGAGCAGGCCGCCCTCGCCGCCGACAACCCCGAACTCCGGGACCGTCTCAGCCCGGACGGCTCCGCGGCGCTGTCCACAGAGCCTCGGTAG
- a CDS encoding MFS transporter, translated as MKSLLPGVLREEPQFARLFVGQSLSVLGDSVSFVAVPFAVLSIGGSASDIGLVAAAGLLPMLLFTLVGGVWADRFPRRRIMLVSDVVRFATQGMTAALLLTGVAEVSHLVVLMVVFGTADAFFMPASTGLIPQVVPPGRLREANALRGFVQSSGRVLGPALAGGLVALAGPGAALALDALTFAGSAAFLTRLRPRETPRETPREPGPVTTRGSFLRELREGWEQVRTRTWVWSGMAAMAVYHVVVLPSVYVLGPALAEHEWGGAAGWSVVVAAFGIGSIVGDVCAYRLRIARPMAVAAAALAVASCQAVIIGSGGSLALIAGLEAVTGVAVALFFVLWDTALQTHVPESALSRVSSYDHLLSAGLMPLGLALAGPVSDSLGLRPTLYSMTIVAVPAALALLCVPAVRHLPAHASGPGAARTVPAPSLP; from the coding sequence GTGAAATCCTTGCTGCCCGGCGTGCTGCGTGAAGAGCCGCAGTTCGCCCGCCTGTTCGTCGGGCAGTCCCTGTCCGTACTGGGCGACAGTGTGTCGTTCGTGGCCGTGCCCTTCGCCGTGCTCTCGATCGGCGGGTCCGCCTCCGACATCGGACTGGTCGCGGCCGCAGGGCTGTTGCCCATGCTGCTGTTCACCCTGGTGGGCGGGGTGTGGGCGGACCGCTTCCCGCGGCGACGCATCATGCTGGTTTCCGACGTGGTGCGGTTCGCCACTCAGGGCATGACCGCCGCGCTGCTGCTGACCGGCGTGGCCGAGGTCTCGCATCTTGTCGTGCTGATGGTCGTGTTCGGCACGGCGGACGCATTCTTCATGCCTGCCTCCACGGGGCTGATCCCGCAGGTCGTCCCGCCCGGACGGCTGCGGGAGGCGAACGCCCTGCGCGGGTTCGTTCAATCGTCCGGACGGGTGCTCGGACCTGCCCTGGCCGGTGGCCTGGTCGCGCTGGCCGGCCCGGGCGCCGCCCTTGCCCTGGACGCCCTGACCTTCGCGGGCAGCGCCGCGTTCCTGACCCGGCTGCGACCGCGCGAGACACCGCGCGAGACACCGCGCGAGCCCGGGCCGGTGACCACCCGGGGCTCGTTCCTCAGGGAACTGCGCGAAGGCTGGGAGCAGGTGCGTACCCGGACGTGGGTGTGGTCCGGCATGGCGGCGATGGCGGTCTACCACGTCGTCGTGCTGCCGTCGGTGTACGTGCTGGGACCTGCCCTGGCCGAACACGAGTGGGGCGGTGCGGCCGGCTGGTCGGTGGTGGTCGCGGCCTTCGGCATCGGCTCGATCGTCGGCGACGTATGCGCCTACCGGCTCAGGATCGCGCGCCCCATGGCCGTCGCGGCCGCCGCACTCGCGGTGGCCTCCTGCCAGGCGGTGATCATCGGTTCGGGCGGCTCGCTCGCCCTGATCGCGGGGCTCGAAGCGGTTACCGGCGTGGCCGTCGCGCTCTTCTTCGTCCTGTGGGACACCGCGCTGCAGACCCACGTGCCCGAAAGCGCGTTGTCCCGCGTGAGTTCGTACGACCACCTGCTGTCGGCCGGACTCATGCCGCTCGGCCTGGCGCTCGCGGGTCCGGTGTCCGACTCCCTCGGCCTGCGGCCCACCCTCTACTCGATGACGATCGTCGCGGTCCCCGCCGCCCTTGCGCTGCTGTGTGTGCCTGCCGTACGGCACCTTCCAGCGCACGCATCGGGCCCCGGCGCCGCCCGTACTGTCCCAGCGCCAAGCCTGCCGTGA